The following coding sequences lie in one Arachis ipaensis cultivar K30076 chromosome B03, Araip1.1, whole genome shotgun sequence genomic window:
- the LOC107630949 gene encoding uncharacterized protein LOC107630949 translates to MPRIGRYTKISKLDTACQQPQVGSTMASSSHQVDCPFPPSSGGGAPAASSLRPFRPHCSKPLPAPQTYTNGVQNSEPNNEDLDPEADEVDSFEQHVDNLFAASEAQKHKGCKTTKFWDVKIID, encoded by the exons ATGCCCAGAATAGGTCGTTACACGAAGATTTCCAAGTTAGACACAGCATGTCAGCAACCTCAAGTAGGATCTACTATGGCTTCATCTTCCCATCAAGTGGATTGCCCATTTCCCCCATCCAGTGGCGGTGGTGCCCCCGCAGCCTCATCTTTACGCCCTTTTCGTCCGCATTGTAGCAAACCACTGCCTGCTCCACAGACTTATACGAATGGTGTTCAAAACTCAGAGCCGAACAATGAAGACTTAGACCCAGAGGCAGATGAGGTAGATTCTTTTGAGCAACACGTTGACAACCTATTTGCTGCATCGGAGGCTCAGAAGCATAAGGGATGCAAGACCACTAAATTTTGGGATGTTAAAATCATTG ACTAA